In the genome of Thermodesulfobacteriota bacterium, one region contains:
- a CDS encoding carbohydrate ABC transporter permease, whose product MRRLGFYVLVIIVVLYCLGPSFWQLITSLKPEVELTRLPPILPHDPTSVNYISIFTGHPFLRIMANSFIVATSTTILSVVVGSLAAFALAKLNVKGKGLILAFVLSASMFPPIATVSPLYIIIGALKLRDTLFALIITYTTFSLPLTIWVLTSFFRDIPHEIYLASRVDGCTPFQSFYKIILPLSTPGLFATAILVFIFSWNEFLFALTFTSTIDSRTIPVGIALFPGLHEIPWGEIAAASIVVTMPIIILAFAFQRRIIEGLTAGAIKG is encoded by the coding sequence ATGAGACGGTTGGGCTTTTATGTTCTTGTGATTATTGTTGTCCTTTATTGCCTCGGTCCGTCTTTCTGGCAGTTGATTACATCTCTAAAGCCGGAAGTAGAACTAACCAGATTACCGCCTATCCTTCCGCATGACCCGACCAGTGTGAATTACATCTCCATTTTTACGGGTCATCCATTTCTCAGAATCATGGCAAATAGCTTTATAGTGGCAACCTCTACCACTATCCTCTCGGTTGTCGTCGGCTCGCTGGCGGCATTTGCCCTGGCAAAGCTGAATGTAAAAGGGAAAGGGCTCATTCTAGCTTTTGTTCTATCCGCCTCCATGTTTCCCCCTATTGCCACGGTAAGCCCTCTATACATCATCATTGGAGCCTTGAAACTGAGGGATACGCTATTTGCGCTGATCATCACCTACACAACCTTTTCCCTTCCCCTGACCATCTGGGTGCTGACCAGCTTTTTCAGAGACATTCCCCATGAAATCTACCTGGCATCGAGGGTGGATGGCTGTACACCCTTTCAATCTTTTTACAAGATCATTTTGCCTTTATCCACACCGGGGCTTTTTGCCACCGCTATATTGGTGTTCATTTTTTCCTGGAATGAGTTTCTCTTTGCCCTGACCTTCACCTCGACTATCGATTCGAGGACAATACCGGTCGGGATCGCGCTTTTTCCGGGGCTTCATGAAATACCCTGGGGCGAGATTGCGGCAGCCTCCATCGTGGTGACCATGCCTATCATCATACTGGCCTTTGCATTCCAGAGGAGGATTATCGAAGGATTAACTGCAGGGGCAATCAAAGGATAG
- a CDS encoding putative toxin-antitoxin system toxin component, PIN family — protein MVLDANQFVSAILHPDGLPAKALNAWREGLFELVISPSIISEIRRVLNYPKLYKIHKKNPKEIDLFLEDFEILAFLVPGKLPLSVVANDPSDDKYLIAALEGGASFLVTGDSDLLHIRDYKGIKIITPRKFLEELKAQEKR, from the coding sequence GTGGTTCTCGATGCCAATCAGTTCGTGAGCGCTATACTCCATCCGGATGGACTTCCCGCCAAGGCACTCAACGCATGGCGTGAGGGTCTTTTTGAACTGGTAATATCGCCATCCATCATAAGTGAGATTAGGCGTGTGCTTAACTATCCGAAACTCTACAAAATCCATAAAAAGAACCCCAAAGAAATTGACCTCTTCTTAGAAGATTTTGAAATACTCGCTTTTCTTGTACCAGGGAAACTTCCCCTATCTGTCGTGGCGAATGATCCTTCAGATGATAAATACCTTATCGCGGCACTGGAGGGAGGCGCAAGTTTTCTTGTAACTGGTGACTCTGACCTTCTTCACATTCGGGATTATAAAGGTATAAAGATAATTACACCTAGGAAATTCTTAGAAGAACTAAAAGCACAAGAAAAAAGATAG
- a CDS encoding ABC transporter ATP-binding protein, whose amino-acid sequence MAEIRFQGVEKRFKDVLVVKNLDLTIEDREFFTFVGPSGCGKSTIMNMIAGLEEVSSGIIHFDGVPINNLSPGERDVAMVFQSYALYPHMTVYENISFPLRVKKLPKEKIDEEINRVAAILDLKPLLRRKPRELSGGQRQRVALGRALIRKPRVFLMDEPLSNLDARLRIETRAELKRLHQELQITTVYVTHDQEEAMVLSDRIAVLYQGKIQQCGHPMEVYAKPANLFVAWFIGSPPMNMIDGSLLKDITIFKPVLEQFENRQIIVGIRPSDVAVSAKGDETTLEGKVLLLEPTGSDTWVDFLWKEKTMKGILLAEEKMNPGTRVFFKIPLEKLHFFDKSSGERLV is encoded by the coding sequence TTGGCAGAGATAAGGTTTCAAGGAGTCGAGAAAAGATTCAAGGATGTACTGGTGGTGAAGAACCTCGACTTAACCATCGAGGATAGGGAATTCTTTACCTTCGTCGGGCCGAGCGGTTGTGGGAAGTCAACCATAATGAACATGATTGCCGGGCTTGAGGAGGTAAGCAGCGGTATCATACATTTTGACGGGGTCCCCATCAACAACCTGTCCCCGGGCGAGCGGGACGTGGCCATGGTTTTCCAGAGCTACGCCCTCTATCCCCACATGACCGTATATGAAAACATCTCTTTCCCTTTGCGTGTGAAAAAATTGCCCAAGGAAAAAATAGACGAAGAGATCAATCGCGTGGCCGCAATCCTGGATTTGAAACCCCTTTTAAGAAGAAAGCCACGAGAGCTATCCGGCGGACAAAGACAACGGGTGGCTCTGGGCCGTGCTCTCATCAGAAAGCCCCGAGTATTTTTGATGGACGAGCCCCTGTCTAATCTGGATGCAAGGCTGAGGATAGAGACAAGGGCGGAGTTAAAGAGGCTCCATCAAGAACTACAGATAACAACCGTATATGTTACCCACGACCAGGAAGAGGCGATGGTACTCTCAGACCGGATCGCCGTGCTCTACCAGGGAAAGATTCAACAATGCGGCCACCCTATGGAGGTATACGCAAAACCGGCAAACCTGTTCGTCGCCTGGTTTATCGGGAGTCCGCCGATGAATATGATCGACGGCTCGCTGTTAAAAGACATAACCATTTTTAAACCTGTCCTTGAGCAGTTCGAGAATAGACAGATTATCGTCGGGATAAGGCCATCCGATGTGGCTGTTAGTGCTAAGGGTGATGAGACAACACTTGAGGGAAAAGTGCTCCTTTTAGAGCCGACCGGTAGTGACACTTGGGTAGATTTTCTGTGGAAGGAGAAAACAATGAAGGGCATATTGCTTGCCGAAGAAAAGATGAACCCCGGAACAAGAGTCTTCTTCAAAATCCCTTTAGAAAAGCTCCACTTCTTTGATAAATCCAGCGGAGAGAGGCTTGTTTGA